A single genomic interval of Picosynechococcus sp. PCC 7003 harbors:
- the mrdA gene encoding penicillin-binding protein 2: protein MTLISPLAKASRKESGRTVGRGVRPWGIMFAASLALLGGIGSRLAFLQLVKGEELRQTARSNSVRIAPKPPIRGNMFDRHGKVLATTKLAHAVYVWPVARTRPDWPKTKQLLSQLVGIAPNEIEKRLESQDIYATEPLAIARNLTLAQVTAIEEHHQTLAGVEVIIEPVRYYPEGDTASHILGYTRELTPEEFEARRTEGYRLQDYIGKLGLEASLESRLRGEWGGQEIQVDRDGRFVKMLGEKPAQAGEDLRLTLDAELQKVAQRVLGRRKGAIVALDPRNGDVLAMASYPSFDPNIFSDRISPEKWAAVTAQGDPFINRAIRGFPPASTFKIVTAAAGMESGKYPANTVLSTSPYLAAAGVRFYEWNRAGFGAAGYVKAMAWSSNTFFGQVGRGVGGETLIDWSRRFGFGSPTGIELNEETSGLIPDNDWTQARLDRPWNVGDTVNMSIGQGLTLATPLQVAQMFAVTANGGYLVKPHLVQTDTPVKTSLNMAPSTLETIRKGLRAVVTNGTGTVLNVPGIPTAAGKSGTAEAPPRENHAWFGAFAPYDDAEIVVVAFAEHSGGGGGSVAGPMVRDVMAAYFELKGKAETPESTSAMPE from the coding sequence ATGACCCTTATTTCTCCCCTTGCAAAAGCCTCACGCAAAGAATCGGGTCGCACCGTTGGCCGGGGTGTTCGTCCCTGGGGAATTATGTTTGCCGCTAGCTTGGCACTCCTGGGCGGCATTGGCTCTCGCTTGGCTTTTTTGCAACTCGTTAAGGGAGAGGAACTACGGCAAACGGCCCGCAGCAATAGTGTCCGCATTGCGCCCAAACCACCGATCCGGGGCAATATGTTCGACCGTCATGGCAAGGTATTGGCGACAACAAAACTCGCCCATGCCGTCTATGTGTGGCCCGTAGCTCGCACAAGACCCGATTGGCCAAAAACAAAACAATTGCTCTCTCAGTTGGTGGGCATTGCCCCCAACGAAATTGAAAAGCGCCTAGAATCCCAAGATATCTACGCTACTGAACCTTTGGCGATCGCCCGTAATCTGACCCTTGCCCAAGTCACCGCCATCGAAGAACATCACCAGACCCTCGCCGGGGTAGAGGTGATCATCGAACCCGTTCGTTACTACCCTGAAGGCGATACGGCCTCCCATATTCTCGGTTATACCCGTGAATTAACCCCCGAAGAATTCGAGGCCCGCCGCACCGAGGGCTATCGTCTCCAAGATTACATCGGTAAATTAGGTCTAGAAGCATCCCTAGAATCGCGTCTGCGTGGGGAATGGGGCGGTCAAGAAATTCAAGTAGACCGCGATGGCCGGTTTGTAAAAATGCTCGGGGAAAAACCAGCCCAAGCCGGAGAAGATCTCCGCCTGACCCTTGATGCCGAACTCCAAAAGGTTGCCCAGAGGGTTTTGGGACGGCGCAAAGGGGCGATCGTGGCCCTCGATCCGCGCAATGGCGATGTCTTAGCGATGGCGAGCTACCCAAGCTTTGATCCCAATATTTTTTCTGACCGCATTTCCCCTGAAAAATGGGCCGCCGTCACAGCCCAGGGCGATCCCTTCATTAACCGGGCCATTCGTGGGTTTCCCCCAGCGTCGACCTTCAAAATCGTTACCGCCGCTGCCGGGATGGAATCTGGCAAATACCCAGCCAATACAGTGTTGAGTACTAGCCCTTACCTTGCCGCTGCCGGGGTTCGTTTCTACGAGTGGAACCGGGCTGGCTTTGGCGCCGCCGGCTACGTGAAAGCGATGGCCTGGAGTAGTAATACCTTTTTTGGCCAAGTGGGACGGGGTGTTGGCGGCGAAACGCTCATTGATTGGTCGCGCCGCTTTGGGTTTGGTTCACCCACTGGCATTGAACTCAACGAAGAAACCAGTGGCCTAATTCCGGATAATGATTGGACCCAAGCGCGCCTCGATCGGCCTTGGAATGTGGGGGACACTGTGAATATGTCCATCGGTCAAGGTTTAACTTTGGCCACCCCCCTACAAGTGGCCCAGATGTTTGCAGTGACAGCCAATGGAGGCTATTTGGTCAAACCCCACCTCGTCCAAACCGATACCCCGGTAAAAACCTCCCTCAACATGGCCCCTAGTACCCTAGAAACCATTCGTAAAGGCCTGCGGGCTGTGGTTACTAATGGTACCGGCACAGTGCTAAATGTCCCTGGCATTCCGACGGCAGCGGGTAAAAGTGGTACCGCCGAGGCACCCCCCCGGGAAAACCATGCTTGGTTCGGTGCCTTTGCTCCCTACGACGATGCCGAAATCGTTGTCGTGGCCTTTGCGGAACACTCCGGCGGTGGTGGTGGTTCTGTGGCCGGGCCAATGGTGCGGGATGTGATGGCTGCTTATTTTGAACTCAAGGGAAAGGCCGAAACTCCGGAATCTACATCAGCAATGCCAGAATAG
- the tyrS gene encoding tyrosine--tRNA ligase: protein MNMSANLEWLTRGTSEIFPDNPEENLAQVLQTGDRPLRVKLGIDPTGSDLHLGHSIPFRKLRAFQDAGHTAVVIIGDFTAQIGDPTGKSEVRKQLSAADVQQNAETYLEQLRPILDFETPDRLEIRYNSEWLKDLDLAKIQELLATMTVQQMLAKEGFAKRYQSENPIYIHEFLYPLMQGYDSVAVDADVELGGTDQKFNIAVGRDLQRHFGKKPQFGLLLPILIGTDGKEKMSKSLNNYVGLQDNHHTMYQKLQNTPDSLLKDYFELLTKQDLQTLPANPRDQQKLLARDIVTQFHGAAAAVDAEKAVQDVAAANIPEFSLKVVEFPSPLFYILGASGLCSSGGDGRRQIKGGAVRLDDERITDMNLTFEKPEQLVDKVLRVGKKKFVRLVP, encoded by the coding sequence GTGAATATGTCTGCGAATCTTGAGTGGCTAACCCGTGGCACCAGCGAAATTTTTCCGGATAATCCTGAAGAAAATTTAGCCCAGGTTCTCCAGACAGGCGATCGCCCCTTGAGGGTCAAATTAGGGATTGATCCGACAGGCTCTGATTTGCACCTCGGCCACAGTATCCCGTTCCGTAAACTGCGCGCCTTTCAAGACGCCGGCCACACCGCCGTAGTAATTATCGGTGACTTTACCGCCCAGATTGGCGACCCCACCGGCAAATCAGAAGTGCGCAAACAACTCAGTGCCGCCGATGTTCAACAAAATGCCGAAACCTACCTTGAGCAACTGCGGCCGATCCTCGATTTTGAGACCCCAGACCGCCTCGAAATTCGCTACAACTCCGAATGGCTTAAGGATTTAGATTTAGCCAAGATCCAAGAGCTGCTGGCGACGATGACGGTGCAGCAAATGTTGGCCAAAGAAGGCTTCGCCAAACGTTACCAAAGCGAAAACCCGATTTATATCCATGAATTTCTCTATCCCCTGATGCAGGGGTATGACTCGGTGGCTGTGGATGCGGATGTAGAACTTGGGGGCACTGACCAAAAGTTTAATATTGCGGTAGGGCGAGATCTCCAGCGGCACTTTGGGAAAAAGCCCCAATTTGGTCTATTACTCCCCATCTTGATTGGTACCGATGGCAAAGAAAAAATGTCCAAAAGCCTCAATAACTATGTGGGCCTCCAGGACAACCACCACACCATGTACCAAAAGTTGCAAAATACCCCCGATAGCCTACTGAAGGACTATTTTGAACTCCTGACCAAACAAGATCTCCAGACCTTACCTGCAAACCCCCGTGACCAACAAAAACTCCTGGCCCGGGACATTGTCACCCAATTCCATGGGGCTGCAGCGGCGGTCGATGCCGAGAAAGCCGTGCAGGATGTGGCCGCCGCCAATATTCCAGAATTTTCCCTGAAGGTAGTGGAATTTCCCTCACCCCTGTTTTATATTTTGGGTGCTTCTGGCTTGTGTTCCAGTGGCGGCGATGGTCGTCGGCAAATTAAAGGGGGCGCAGTTCGTCTCGATGATGAGCGGATCACGGATATGAATCTTACCTTTGAGAAGCCTGAGCAATTGGTAGATAAGGTGCTCCGGGTGGGGAAAAAGAAATTTGTCCGCCTCGTGCCCTAG
- the hemC gene encoding hydroxymethylbilane synthase, producing MTAETPSKRTVRIGSRKSQLALVQTYWVRDELQKAYPEITFEVQTMETQGDKVLDVALSKIGDKGLFTQELEDGMLKGETDFAVHSLKDLPTNLPEGLMLGCVTERVDPADALVVNEKHRDKKLETLPPGSIIGTSSLRRLAQLRHHFPHLEFKDIRGNVNTRLAKLDRGEYDAIILAAAGLQRLDFGDRIHQIISSDISLHAVGQGALGIECRDGDEEILGLLRPVLEHAESRDRCYAERSFLRQLEGGCQVPIGVNTIIEGDRLTLVGMVASLDGQTLIRDEVSGSRADAEQLGIELAQKAIAQGADKILAEINEANRA from the coding sequence ATGACCGCTGAGACCCCCTCGAAACGCACTGTGCGGATTGGCTCCCGCAAAAGCCAACTTGCTTTAGTCCAAACCTATTGGGTACGGGATGAGCTGCAAAAAGCCTATCCAGAGATCACCTTTGAAGTACAAACCATGGAAACCCAAGGGGATAAAGTGCTGGATGTGGCCCTGTCAAAAATTGGCGATAAGGGATTATTTACCCAGGAACTCGAAGACGGCATGTTGAAGGGGGAGACAGATTTTGCGGTGCATTCCCTGAAGGATTTACCGACGAATTTGCCTGAGGGGTTGATGCTTGGCTGTGTCACGGAACGGGTTGACCCGGCGGATGCCCTGGTGGTTAACGAAAAACATCGGGATAAAAAGCTAGAAACCCTCCCACCAGGCTCGATAATTGGCACTTCTTCACTGCGGCGTTTGGCCCAACTGCGGCACCATTTCCCCCATTTGGAGTTTAAAGATATTCGTGGCAACGTGAATACACGTCTGGCGAAGTTAGACCGGGGCGAGTATGACGCAATTATCCTAGCGGCGGCAGGTCTGCAACGGCTTGATTTTGGCGATCGCATCCACCAGATTATTTCCAGTGATATTTCTCTCCATGCGGTGGGGCAGGGGGCCTTGGGCATCGAATGCCGGGATGGGGATGAAGAGATTTTGGGTCTGCTGCGGCCTGTGCTCGAACATGCCGAGAGCCGCGATCGCTGTTATGCGGAACGCTCTTTCCTGCGTCAGTTAGAAGGAGGCTGCCAAGTGCCGATTGGGGTCAACACGATCATTGAAGGCGATCGCCTGACTCTGGTGGGAATGGTTGCGAGCTTAGATGGGCAAACCCTCATCCGGGATGAAGTCAGTGGTAGCCGCGCTGATGCAGAACAACTCGGTATTGAATTAGCCCAAAAGGCGATCGCCCAAGGGGCAGACAAGATTTTGGCCGAAATTAACGAAGCGAACCGTGCCTAA
- the trxA gene encoding thioredoxin, whose protein sequence is MSKTAAVTDATFQEEVLESDVPVLVDFWAPWCGPCRMVAPVVEEIAEQYQDQIKVFKLNTDENPGVASEYGIRSIPTLMIFKGGKKVSMVVGAVPKTTLAAAIDKEL, encoded by the coding sequence ATGTCAAAAACTGCCGCAGTCACAGACGCAACCTTTCAAGAAGAAGTCCTCGAAAGTGACGTCCCTGTACTCGTCGACTTCTGGGCTCCTTGGTGTGGTCCCTGTCGTATGGTTGCTCCCGTCGTGGAGGAGATCGCCGAACAATACCAAGATCAAATCAAGGTGTTTAAGCTCAATACCGACGAAAACCCTGGTGTCGCCAGCGAATATGGTATTCGGAGCATCCCCACCTTGATGATTTTCAAAGGGGGCAAAAAGGTCAGCATGGTAGTCGGTGCTGTGCCCAAAACAACCCTCGCTGCTGCGATTGATAAAGAACTTTAA
- the mraY gene encoding phospho-N-acetylmuramoyl-pentapeptide-transferase: MESKSSLPLFFQKPSGTQLLGLLSALLVGLAVLISHQPQLNPSNVLPLWIPVLVSAIMAGISGVWIVPLLRRLKTGQIIREEGPQAHLKKAGTPTMGGLIFLPVGLVAGVIFTGFDPEAIAVALVTLAYGVIGWVDDWQVLRLKSNKGISPRMKLILQIAIAVVFCIWLAVTAPELTTITFFAGLSLPLGIFFWALAGFAMVAESNATNLTDGVDGLAGGTGAIAFLGVGALALPEHPGLSLLCACLSGACLGFIYHNRNPAKVFMGDTGSLALGGGLAAAGILSGNIWGLLIISGIFCIEAVSVIAQVSYYKATKDETGQGKRLLKMAPIHHHLELSGWPETQIVGAFYLINLGLVLLSFVLT; encoded by the coding sequence GTGGAAAGTAAATCGTCACTCCCTCTCTTTTTTCAGAAACCTTCTGGCACCCAACTGTTGGGTCTTTTAAGCGCCTTACTGGTGGGCCTCGCTGTACTGATTAGCCATCAGCCCCAACTGAACCCTAGCAATGTTTTGCCCCTATGGATTCCGGTCTTGGTCTCAGCGATTATGGCGGGGATCTCTGGGGTGTGGATCGTGCCCCTGTTGCGACGGCTCAAAACGGGTCAAATTATTCGCGAAGAAGGTCCCCAGGCTCACCTCAAAAAAGCGGGAACTCCCACCATGGGTGGCCTCATTTTCCTGCCTGTTGGCCTGGTAGCTGGGGTGATCTTTACGGGGTTTGATCCAGAGGCGATCGCCGTGGCCCTCGTGACCCTCGCCTACGGTGTGATCGGTTGGGTAGATGATTGGCAAGTGCTGCGCCTCAAATCCAATAAAGGCATTTCCCCCCGGATGAAGCTGATCCTCCAAATTGCGATCGCCGTGGTGTTTTGTATCTGGCTCGCCGTCACCGCTCCGGAACTGACCACAATTACCTTCTTTGCAGGGCTGAGTTTACCCCTCGGCATTTTCTTTTGGGCCTTGGCCGGATTTGCGATGGTCGCCGAAAGTAATGCCACGAACCTCACCGATGGTGTTGATGGTTTAGCCGGGGGCACAGGGGCGATCGCCTTCCTGGGTGTGGGTGCCCTCGCTTTACCTGAACATCCGGGCTTGAGCTTACTCTGTGCTTGCCTAAGTGGAGCTTGTCTGGGCTTCATTTACCACAACCGTAATCCCGCAAAAGTTTTCATGGGAGATACTGGTTCCCTGGCCCTGGGGGGCGGCTTGGCCGCAGCGGGAATTCTCAGCGGTAACATTTGGGGCCTGCTGATTATCAGTGGCATTTTTTGCATTGAGGCCGTTTCTGTCATTGCCCAAGTCAGTTATTACAAAGCCACCAAAGACGAAACAGGTCAGGGAAAAAGATTGCTTAAAATGGCGCCCATTCACCACCACCTAGAACTCAGTGGTTGGCCCGAAACCCAGATTGTCGGCGCTTTTTATCTGATTAACCTGGGCTTAGTCCTGCTCAGTTTTGTCCTGACCTAA
- a CDS encoding GNAT family N-acetyltransferase — translation MWFQVFLENFTLVSGGLVNPRLSSVWNIPQLSSADATLSQSTLSIRPATLEDARALATVLTHSFHHYQGTWGWLTPLLRLGVYEDLHHRLKQTKEHHACFVAAMQTTTTEEIVGTVEISVRYLNALAIAPAKAPYISNLAVNPEYRRLGIARKLLARCETQVRYWNYGSVALHVLENNQAAKQLYLSCGYDIKYAERPLSAWVLRRPRRLFVQKSLSP, via the coding sequence TTGTGGTTTCAAGTTTTCCTAGAAAATTTTACCCTTGTTTCCGGAGGCTTGGTGAATCCTCGTCTTTCTTCTGTTTGGAATATCCCGCAACTGTCGTCAGCCGATGCGACCCTCAGCCAGAGTACCTTGAGTATTCGGCCTGCTACCCTAGAGGATGCCCGCGCCCTGGCAACGGTCTTGACCCATAGTTTCCATCACTACCAAGGCACTTGGGGATGGTTAACTCCCCTCCTGCGCCTGGGGGTCTATGAAGATTTACATCACCGTCTCAAACAGACTAAAGAGCACCATGCTTGTTTTGTGGCAGCAATGCAGACGACAACAACTGAGGAAATTGTCGGCACAGTAGAAATTTCGGTGCGCTATCTCAATGCCCTGGCGATCGCCCCTGCCAAGGCCCCCTATATTTCCAATTTGGCAGTCAATCCCGAATACCGTCGCCTGGGCATCGCCCGAAAACTTTTGGCCCGGTGTGAAACCCAAGTGCGTTACTGGAATTATGGCAGTGTGGCCCTCCATGTCTTGGAAAATAATCAAGCCGCCAAACAACTCTATCTCAGTTGTGGGTATGATATTAAATATGCAGAACGTCCCCTAAGTGCTTGGGTACTCCGTCGGCCGCGCCGTCTCTTTGTCCAAAAGAGTTTATCTCCCTAA